In Dryobates pubescens isolate bDryPub1 chromosome 12, bDryPub1.pri, whole genome shotgun sequence, one genomic interval encodes:
- the CRYZL1 gene encoding quinone oxidoreductase-like protein 1 isoform X3 has protein sequence MKALYCQQNSHGEEMTFVFQERENLPPPGDYDVKVQVRACALSWIDTKLLSEIKLEKEILPVGREISGVVLEVGSKVTFFQPDDEVVGILPLDSEESGVCEVILVHEHYLVRKPEKVCWVEAAGTVRDGVRAYTALHYLSQVSPGKTVLVMDGASPFGTIAIQLAQHRGAKVISTAYSLEDKQYLERLRPPVEGIRQPLVARVIDVSNGKTDVAESCLEETGGLGVDIVLDAGVKLYSAEDESTSKPQLLPHKHDIITLLGVGGHWITAEKNLQLDPPDSHSLFLKGATVSFLNDEIWNLSNIQQGKYLYTHLRRYHGEIIK, from the exons ATGAAGGCCTTGTATTGTCAGCAAAATTCGCATGGAGAGGAAATGACATTTGTCTTCCAGGAAAGA GAAAACCTTCCTCCTCCAGGAGACTATGATGTGAAAGTACAAGTTAGAGCCTGTGCACTGAGCTGGATAGATACAAAG CTTCTCTCAGAAATTAAACTGGAGAAGGAGATTCTGCCTGTTGGTCGAGAAATTTCTGGAGTTGTATTAGAAG TTGGAAGCAAGGTGACCTTTTTTCAGCCAGATGATGAAGTGGTAG GAATCTTACCCTTGGATTCTGAAGAATCTGGTGTTTGTGAAGTTATTCTAGTTCATGAGCATTACTTGG TTCGTAAACCAGAAAAGGTTTGCTGGGTTGAAGCAGCTGGGACTGTTCGCGATGGTGTCCGAGCCTACACAGCTTTACACTACCTTTCCCAAGTCTCTCCTGGAAAAACTGTCCTTGTAATGGATGGAGCAAGT ccaTTTGGTACAATAGCCATTCAGttagcacagcacagaggagctAAAGTAATCTCTACTGCATACAGTCTTGAAGATAAGCAGTACCTGGAGAGGCTTAGACCTCCTGTGG AAGGTATACGTCAGCCTTTAGTGG CTCGAGTGATAGATGTGTCAAATGGGAAGACAGATGTAGCAGAAAGCTGCTTGGAAGAAACAGGTGGCCTGGGAGTGGATATTGTTCTAGATGCTGGAG TGAAATTGTACAGTGCTGAGGATGAATCAACTTCAAAACCACAGTTGCTGCCTCATAAGCATGATATAATTACTCTTCTTGGTGTTGGGGGACACTGgataacagcagaaaaaaatcttcag CTGGATCCTCCAGACAGTCATTCCTTGTTTCTTAAAGGAGCCACAGTCTCCTTTCTTAATGATGAGATATGGAACTTGTCCAATATACAGCAAGGGAAGTATCTCT ATACCCATCTTAGAAGATATCATGGAGAAATTATCAAGTAG
- the CRYZL1 gene encoding quinone oxidoreductase-like protein 1 isoform X2: MKALYCQQNSHGEEMTFVFQERENLPPPGDYDVKVQVRACALSWIDTKLLSEIKLEKEILPVGREISGVVLEVGSKVTFFQPDDEVVGILPLDSEESGVCEVILVHEHYLVRKPEKVCWVEAAGTVRDGVRAYTALHYLSQVSPGKTVLVMDGASPFGTIAIQLAQHRGAKVISTAYSLEDKQYLERLRPPVGIRQPLVARVIDVSNGKTDVAESCLEETGGLGVDIVLDAGVKLYSAEDESTSKPQLLPHKHDIITLLGVGGHWITAEKNLQLDPPDSHSLFLKGATVSFLNDEIWNLSNIQQGKYLSILEDIMEKLSSSIFRPQLDEPIPLYEAKVSMEMVQKNQARKRQVIQF, from the exons ATGAAGGCCTTGTATTGTCAGCAAAATTCGCATGGAGAGGAAATGACATTTGTCTTCCAGGAAAGA GAAAACCTTCCTCCTCCAGGAGACTATGATGTGAAAGTACAAGTTAGAGCCTGTGCACTGAGCTGGATAGATACAAAG CTTCTCTCAGAAATTAAACTGGAGAAGGAGATTCTGCCTGTTGGTCGAGAAATTTCTGGAGTTGTATTAGAAG TTGGAAGCAAGGTGACCTTTTTTCAGCCAGATGATGAAGTGGTAG GAATCTTACCCTTGGATTCTGAAGAATCTGGTGTTTGTGAAGTTATTCTAGTTCATGAGCATTACTTGG TTCGTAAACCAGAAAAGGTTTGCTGGGTTGAAGCAGCTGGGACTGTTCGCGATGGTGTCCGAGCCTACACAGCTTTACACTACCTTTCCCAAGTCTCTCCTGGAAAAACTGTCCTTGTAATGGATGGAGCAAGT ccaTTTGGTACAATAGCCATTCAGttagcacagcacagaggagctAAAGTAATCTCTACTGCATACAGTCTTGAAGATAAGCAGTACCTGGAGAGGCTTAGACCTCCTGTGG GTATACGTCAGCCTTTAGTGG CTCGAGTGATAGATGTGTCAAATGGGAAGACAGATGTAGCAGAAAGCTGCTTGGAAGAAACAGGTGGCCTGGGAGTGGATATTGTTCTAGATGCTGGAG TGAAATTGTACAGTGCTGAGGATGAATCAACTTCAAAACCACAGTTGCTGCCTCATAAGCATGATATAATTACTCTTCTTGGTGTTGGGGGACACTGgataacagcagaaaaaaatcttcag CTGGATCCTCCAGACAGTCATTCCTTGTTTCTTAAAGGAGCCACAGTCTCCTTTCTTAATGATGAGATATGGAACTTGTCCAATATACAGCAAGGGAAGTATCTCT CCATCTTAGAAGATATCATGGAGAAATTATCAAGTAGCATTTTCAG GCCTCAGCTGGATGAGCCAATCCCTTTGTATGAAGCCAAAGTTTCTATGGAAATGGTTCAGAAGAACCAAGCACGGAAGAGACAAGTCATCCAGTTCTGA
- the CRYZL1 gene encoding quinone oxidoreductase-like protein 1 isoform X1 produces MKALYCQQNSHGEEMTFVFQERENLPPPGDYDVKVQVRACALSWIDTKLLSEIKLEKEILPVGREISGVVLEVGSKVTFFQPDDEVVGILPLDSEESGVCEVILVHEHYLVRKPEKVCWVEAAGTVRDGVRAYTALHYLSQVSPGKTVLVMDGASPFGTIAIQLAQHRGAKVISTAYSLEDKQYLERLRPPVEGIRQPLVARVIDVSNGKTDVAESCLEETGGLGVDIVLDAGVKLYSAEDESTSKPQLLPHKHDIITLLGVGGHWITAEKNLQLDPPDSHSLFLKGATVSFLNDEIWNLSNIQQGKYLSILEDIMEKLSSSIFRPQLDEPIPLYEAKVSMEMVQKNQARKRQVIQF; encoded by the exons ATGAAGGCCTTGTATTGTCAGCAAAATTCGCATGGAGAGGAAATGACATTTGTCTTCCAGGAAAGA GAAAACCTTCCTCCTCCAGGAGACTATGATGTGAAAGTACAAGTTAGAGCCTGTGCACTGAGCTGGATAGATACAAAG CTTCTCTCAGAAATTAAACTGGAGAAGGAGATTCTGCCTGTTGGTCGAGAAATTTCTGGAGTTGTATTAGAAG TTGGAAGCAAGGTGACCTTTTTTCAGCCAGATGATGAAGTGGTAG GAATCTTACCCTTGGATTCTGAAGAATCTGGTGTTTGTGAAGTTATTCTAGTTCATGAGCATTACTTGG TTCGTAAACCAGAAAAGGTTTGCTGGGTTGAAGCAGCTGGGACTGTTCGCGATGGTGTCCGAGCCTACACAGCTTTACACTACCTTTCCCAAGTCTCTCCTGGAAAAACTGTCCTTGTAATGGATGGAGCAAGT ccaTTTGGTACAATAGCCATTCAGttagcacagcacagaggagctAAAGTAATCTCTACTGCATACAGTCTTGAAGATAAGCAGTACCTGGAGAGGCTTAGACCTCCTGTGG AAGGTATACGTCAGCCTTTAGTGG CTCGAGTGATAGATGTGTCAAATGGGAAGACAGATGTAGCAGAAAGCTGCTTGGAAGAAACAGGTGGCCTGGGAGTGGATATTGTTCTAGATGCTGGAG TGAAATTGTACAGTGCTGAGGATGAATCAACTTCAAAACCACAGTTGCTGCCTCATAAGCATGATATAATTACTCTTCTTGGTGTTGGGGGACACTGgataacagcagaaaaaaatcttcag CTGGATCCTCCAGACAGTCATTCCTTGTTTCTTAAAGGAGCCACAGTCTCCTTTCTTAATGATGAGATATGGAACTTGTCCAATATACAGCAAGGGAAGTATCTCT CCATCTTAGAAGATATCATGGAGAAATTATCAAGTAGCATTTTCAG GCCTCAGCTGGATGAGCCAATCCCTTTGTATGAAGCCAAAGTTTCTATGGAAATGGTTCAGAAGAACCAAGCACGGAAGAGACAAGTCATCCAGTTCTGA